The following are encoded together in the Marmota flaviventris isolate mMarFla1 chromosome 18, mMarFla1.hap1, whole genome shotgun sequence genome:
- the LOC139702767 gene encoding aurora kinase C-like translates to MDPGRQLQRAQEGPGSPSPVSSSIQRRRSSRVPRGPAGAAVGQTQPGTPAVKRFTIDDFEIGRPLGKGKFGNVYLARLKENHFIVALKVLFKSQIEKAGLEHQLRREIEIQAHLRHPNILCLYNYFYDSRRIYLILEFAPRGELYHLLQRRGPLDEQRTATIMEELADALTYCHNKKVIHRDIKPENLLLGLMGEVKIADFGWSVHAPSLRRQTMCGTLDYLPPEIVEGRTYDEKVDLWCVGVLCYELLVGRPPFESPSQSETQRRILKVDVTFPPSMPEGAQDLVSKLLRYQPSERLPLAQVLEHPWVKAHSRRVLPPGFQKAS, encoded by the exons ATGGACCCCGGACGCCAGCTCCAAAGGGCTCAGGAGGGCCCTGGCTCGCCCTCACCTGTATCATCCTCTATCCAGAGGCGGCGGTCCTCTCGGGTACCGCGTGGACCCGCAG GAGCTGCAGTGGGCCAGACGCAACCTGGAACCCCCGCCGT GAAGCGCTTCACAATCGATGACTTTGAAATCGGGCGTCCTCTGGGCAAGGGCAAATTTGGGAACGTCTACCTGGCTCGACTGAAGGAGAACCATTTTATCGTGGCCCTGAAGGTCCTCTTCAAGTCCCAGATCGAGAAGGCGGGACTGGAGCACCAGCTGCGCAGGGAAATCGAGATCCAGGCGCACCTACG ACACCCGAACATCCTATGCCTCTACAACTATTTCTATGACTCTCGCCGGATATACCTGATTCTGGAGTTTGCTCCCAGGGGTGAGCTCTACCACTTGCTGCAGAGAAGGGGCCCCTTGGATGAGCAGCGCACAGCCACG ATAATGGAGGAGTTGGCAGACGCCCTGACATACTGCCACAACAAGAAGGTGATTCACAGGGACATTAAGCCAGAGAATCTGCTGCTGGGGCTGATGGGTGAGGTGAAGATTGCAGACTTTGGCTGGTCTGTGCACGCCCCCTCCCTCAG GAGACAGACTATGTGTGGGACTCTGGACTACTTGCCCCCAGAAATAGTGGAAGGCAGGACCTATGATGAGAAGGTGGACCTGTGGTGCGTCGGGGTGCTCTGCTATGAGCTGCTGGTGGGACGGCCACCCTTTGAGAGCCCCTCTCAGAGCGAGACCCAGAGGCGCATCCTCAAG GTGGATGTGACATTTCCCCCCTCCATGCCCGAGGGGGCCCAGGACTTGGTTTCCAAGCTTCTGAGATACCAGCCCTCAGAGCGGCTTCCCCTGGCTCAGGTCCTGGAGCACCCCTGGGTGAAGGCGCACTCGCGAAGGGTGTTGCCTCCCGGTTTTCAGAAGGCTTCCTGA